In Ruminiclostridium papyrosolvens DSM 2782, the following proteins share a genomic window:
- a CDS encoding glycosyl hydrolase family 8 yields the protein MIKSTSLKRIKSLLMAAIFSISIISAAIVSSAADQIPFPYDAKYPYGAYSSLADSQSNADNLLRSEWEQWKSAHITSNGAKGYRRVQRDASTNYDTVSESLGYGMLLAVYFGEQQLFDDLYHYVKLFLNTNGLMSWRIDSNGNIMGKDGVGAATDADEDIAVSLVFAYKKWGTSGGFNYQSEARTYVSNIYNKMVEPGTYVIKSGDLWGGSDVTNPSYFAPAWYRIFADFTGNSGWINVANKCYEVADKARNNNTGLVPDWCTANGTPVSGQGFDFYYDAIRYQWRTAIDYSWYGTAKAKTNCDAISNFFKNIGYANIKDGYTISGSQISSNHTATFVSCGAAAAMTGTDTTYAKNIYNECVKVKDSGNYIYFGNTLRMLNLLYTTGNFPNLYNYNSQPQQGLKGDVNNDGVIDSLDIAALKKAILTQTNSNINLTNADMNSDGNIDSIDLAQLKVKLLK from the coding sequence ATGATCAAAAGTACAAGTTTAAAAAGAATTAAATCACTTTTGATGGCTGCTATATTCAGTATTTCAATAATATCCGCTGCTATCGTTTCAAGTGCAGCTGATCAAATTCCTTTCCCATATGACGCAAAATATCCGTACGGAGCCTACAGTTCCTTGGCTGATAGCCAGTCAAATGCTGATAACTTACTTCGCAGTGAATGGGAACAGTGGAAAAGTGCACATATTACTTCAAACGGAGCTAAAGGTTACCGCAGGGTTCAAAGAGACGCATCTACAAACTATGATACGGTTTCGGAAAGCCTTGGTTATGGTATGTTGCTTGCGGTTTACTTTGGAGAACAACAATTATTTGATGACTTATATCACTATGTTAAATTGTTTTTAAATACAAATGGACTTATGTCCTGGCGTATTGATTCTAACGGAAATATAATGGGAAAAGACGGTGTAGGTGCTGCTACAGATGCGGATGAGGACATTGCGGTATCCCTTGTATTTGCTTACAAAAAGTGGGGAACAAGCGGAGGATTTAATTACCAATCTGAAGCCAGAACTTATGTAAGTAACATATACAATAAAATGGTAGAGCCGGGTACGTATGTAATAAAGTCAGGGGATTTGTGGGGCGGTTCGGATGTTACTAATCCATCATATTTTGCTCCTGCGTGGTATAGAATCTTTGCTGATTTTACAGGTAATTCAGGATGGATTAATGTAGCAAACAAATGCTATGAAGTTGCCGATAAAGCAAGAAACAATAATACCGGACTCGTTCCTGATTGGTGTACGGCAAATGGTACTCCGGTTTCTGGACAAGGTTTTGATTTCTATTATGATGCAATTCGTTATCAGTGGAGAACAGCTATTGATTACAGTTGGTACGGAACTGCAAAAGCGAAGACAAATTGTGATGCTATATCAAACTTCTTTAAGAATATTGGTTATGCTAATATAAAAGATGGCTACACCATATCGGGAAGTCAGATAAGTTCAAATCATACAGCTACTTTTGTGAGCTGTGGTGCTGCAGCTGCAATGACTGGTACCGACACTACATATGCGAAGAACATCTATAATGAGTGTGTTAAAGTAAAAGATTCAGGTAACTACATATATTTTGGGAATACCTTAAGAATGCTGAATCTTTTGTATACTACGGGTAACTTCCCCAATCTATACAATTACAATTCTCAGCCACAACAGGGCTTAAAAGGCGATGTCAATAATGATGGTGTTATTGATTCACTTGATATTGCTGCCCTAAAGAAAGCCATTTTAACTCAAACAAATTCTAATATTAATTTAACAAATGCTGATATGAACAGTGACGGAAATATTGATTCCATTGATTTAGCTCAGCTAAAAGTTAAACTGCTTAAATAG
- a CDS encoding DUF1540 domain-containing protein: MDAPCMKVKCGVINCAYNEGQMCYANALEVNSMDGAKASISDETCCTTFKEKT, translated from the coding sequence ATGGATGCACCTTGTATGAAAGTTAAGTGTGGAGTCATAAACTGTGCCTACAATGAAGGTCAAATGTGTTATGCCAATGCGCTTGAGGTTAACTCAATGGATGGAGCCAAAGCCAGTATAAGTGATGAGACATGCTGCACAACATTTAAAGAGAAAACTTGA
- the celCCF gene encoding cellulase F, producing MNKNFKRVGAVAVAAAMSLSIMTTTSINAATNPVNKVYQDRFESMYSKIKDTSNGYFSEQGIPYHSVETLMVEAPDYGHVTTSEAMSYYMWLEAMHGKFSGDFTGFNKSWTTAEKYLIPTEQDQPNASMSKYDPNKPATYAPEYQDPSKYPARLDSSQPVGKDPINSQLTSAYGTSMLYGMHWILDVDNWYGFGQRGDGTSKPSYINTFQRGEQESTWETIPQPCWDAMKFGGKNGFLDLFTGDNSYSKQFKYTNAPDADARAVQATYWANQWAKEQGKSISTDVGKATKMGDYLRYSFFDKYFRKIGQPTQAGTGYDAATYLLSWYYAWGGGVEANWSWIIGSSHNHFGYQNPFAAWVLSTDADFKPKSTNGATDWAKSLDRQLEFYQWLQSSEGAIAGGATNSWNGRYESLPAGTSTFYGMGYVENPVYADPGSNTWFGMQVWSMQRIAELYYKTGDARAKKLLDKWAKWINSEIKFSADGTFQIPGTLDWDGQPDTWDPTQGYTGNSNLHVKVINYNTDLGCASSLANTLTYYAAKSGDKTSQDNAKKLLDAIWNNYSDSKGVSSLEQRSDYHRFLDQEVFVPAGWTGTMPNGDVIKPGIKFIDIRSKYKQDPEWQTMVAALQAGQVPTQRLHRFWAQSEFAVANGTYAILFPDGVTVTKGDVNGDGTIDSIDLATLKKYLLTGDSALIVVDNADMNSDGDINSIDYAQLKKAILANQ from the coding sequence ATGAATAAGAATTTTAAACGAGTAGGAGCAGTTGCAGTTGCTGCTGCAATGTCATTATCTATAATGACAACAACAAGCATTAATGCAGCAACAAATCCGGTAAACAAGGTGTATCAAGATCGTTTTGAATCAATGTACAGCAAGATTAAAGATACTTCAAACGGATATTTCAGTGAGCAGGGAATTCCTTACCACTCAGTAGAAACATTAATGGTTGAGGCTCCTGACTATGGACATGTTACAACAAGTGAAGCTATGTCCTACTATATGTGGTTAGAAGCAATGCACGGAAAATTTTCAGGAGATTTTACAGGCTTTAATAAGTCTTGGACAACTGCTGAAAAGTATTTGATTCCAACAGAACAGGATCAGCCTAATGCAAGTATGAGTAAGTATGATCCTAACAAGCCTGCTACATATGCTCCTGAATATCAGGACCCAAGCAAATATCCGGCTAGATTGGATTCCAGCCAACCTGTTGGTAAAGATCCAATTAACTCACAATTGACATCAGCATACGGAACTAGCATGCTGTATGGAATGCACTGGATACTTGACGTTGATAACTGGTACGGATTTGGACAAAGAGGAGATGGAACATCAAAGCCATCTTACATCAATACGTTCCAAAGAGGTGAGCAGGAGTCAACTTGGGAAACTATTCCTCAACCATGCTGGGATGCAATGAAATTTGGTGGAAAGAACGGATTCCTTGATTTATTTACAGGGGATAATTCATATTCAAAACAATTTAAGTATACTAATGCTCCAGATGCTGATGCTCGTGCAGTTCAGGCAACTTACTGGGCTAACCAGTGGGCAAAAGAACAAGGTAAGAGCATAAGTACAGATGTAGGTAAGGCAACTAAGATGGGTGATTACCTGAGATATTCATTCTTTGATAAATATTTCAGAAAAATCGGACAACCTACTCAGGCTGGTACAGGATATGATGCAGCAACTTATCTGCTTTCATGGTACTATGCATGGGGTGGTGGAGTTGAAGCCAACTGGTCTTGGATAATCGGTAGCAGTCATAACCATTTCGGTTATCAGAATCCATTTGCAGCTTGGGTACTTTCAACAGATGCTGACTTTAAGCCTAAGTCAACAAATGGTGCAACTGACTGGGCTAAGAGCTTGGACAGACAGCTTGAATTCTATCAATGGTTGCAGTCATCAGAAGGTGCTATTGCCGGTGGTGCTACAAACTCATGGAATGGTCGTTATGAATCACTTCCTGCAGGTACTTCAACATTCTACGGAATGGGCTATGTAGAAAACCCTGTATATGCTGATCCAGGCAGTAACACTTGGTTTGGTATGCAGGTATGGTCAATGCAGCGTATAGCTGAATTGTACTATAAGACTGGCGACGCTAGAGCAAAGAAACTCTTAGATAAATGGGCTAAGTGGATTAACAGCGAGATTAAGTTTAGTGCTGACGGAACATTCCAGATTCCTGGCACACTTGATTGGGATGGACAGCCGGATACTTGGGATCCAACACAAGGATATACCGGAAATTCAAACCTGCATGTTAAGGTTATAAACTATAATACTGACCTTGGTTGTGCTTCTTCACTTGCAAATACATTGACTTACTATGCTGCTAAATCAGGGGATAAAACTTCTCAAGATAATGCTAAGAAGCTCCTTGATGCAATTTGGAATAACTACAGCGATTCAAAGGGTGTTTCATCTTTAGAACAACGTAGCGATTACCACAGATTCCTTGACCAGGAAGTTTTTGTACCAGCTGGTTGGACAGGAACAATGCCTAACGGCGATGTAATTAAGCCTGGTATTAAGTTTATAGACATTCGTTCTAAGTACAAGCAGGATCCTGAATGGCAGACAATGGTTGCTGCATTACAGGCAGGACAGGTTCCTACACAGAGATTACACCGTTTCTGGGCACAAAGTGAATTTGCAGTTGCAAATGGTACTTATGCAATACTCTTCCCAGATGGAGTAACTGTTACTAAGGGTGATGTAAACGGTGATGGTACCATAGATTCTATCGACCTTGCAACGCTTAAAAAATATCTGTTAACCGGCGACAGTGCTTTAATAGTTGTTGATAATGCAGATATGAATTCAGATGGTGACATAAATTCTATCGATTATGCTCAATTAAAGAAGGCAATATTGGCTAATCAATAG
- a CDS encoding cohesin domain-containing protein, translating to MRKKSLAFLLALTMLVTLLGAQLTAFAAGNGAVSVQFNNGASSTSSNSIYARFKVTNTSGSPINLADLKLRYYYTQDADKPLTFWCDHAGYMSGSSYIDATSKVSGEFKTQSPAVTNADHYLEVSLSSGAGSLPNGGSIEIQTRFARNDWSNFDQSNDWSYTSAGSYMDWQKIAAFVGGTLAFGSIPDGGDQKLPTINPTSISADAGAFADTKIAITPNGNTFNGISELTSSQYTKGTNEVTILASYLNTLPANSTKTLTFDFGLGSNNPKLTVNVGKGGSGDSLKVTVGTASGAPGDTVTVPVTFADVAKMKNVGTCDFYLGYDTSLLEVVSITAGPIVTNAKVNFSSNAKDGKISFLFVDDTLTDESITADGVFANIIFKLKSVSTKTTTPVAFKDGGAFGDGTMAKISSVTKTNGSVTIIPGDQPTKELKVTVGTASGAPGDTVTVPVTFADVASAGNVGTCDFYLGYDASLLEVVSITAGPIVKNADVNFSSSAKNGKISFLFVDDTLTDEAITADGVFANIKFKLKSVSTKTTTPVAFKDGGAFGDGNMAKIGTVTKTDGSVTIIPGDQPTKELKVTVGTASGAPGDTVTVPVTFADVASAGNVGTCDFYLGYDASLLEVVSVDAGPIVTNAKVNFSSSAKNGKISFLFVDDTLTDESITADGVFANITFKLKSVSTKTITPVAFKDGGAFGDGNMAKIGTVTKTDGSVTIIPGDQPTKELKVTVGTAEGKAGDTVTVPVTFADVASAGNVGTCDFYLGYDASLLEVVSVAAGPIVTNAKVNFSSSAKNGKISFLFVDDTLTDESITADGVFANITFKLNSVSAKTTTPVAFKDGGAFGDGNMAKIGTVTKTNGSVTINVGDTPVDPTITPATASFDKYAPADIAVTLTPNGNTFKGITDLTSGTDYTVSGNVVTISKSYLSTLAVGSKTLTFDFGVTNNPTLVLTIVDTTPQPTKGLKVTVGTASGKVGDTVTVPVTFADVASAGNVGTCDFYLGYDASLLDVVSVAAGPIVTNAKVNFSSNAKNGKISFLFVDDTLTDESITADGVFANITFKLKSVSAKTTTPVAFKDGGAFGDGNMGKIGTVTKTNGSVTIDVGDVTPEDPTITPATASFDKYAPADVAVTLTPNGNTFKGITGLTSGTDYTVSGNVVTISKSYLSTLAVGSKILTFDFGVTNNPVLTLTIADNTPVVVDPTITPATASFDKYVPANVTVTLTPNGNTFKEITGLTSGTDYTVSGNVVTISKSYLSTLAVGSKTLTFDFGVTNNPVLTLTITDTTPVVKGLGVKISSVEGKAGDTITVPVTLSNVAKSGNIGTCNFYITYDPTLLQAVSAKAGDIVVNAVMNFNGTINATKGTISVLFIDNTLTDEPIIADGTIVNLTFKVLGTLSTTTPIAFKAGGAFGNGDMAKISDITYTDGSAKLN from the coding sequence ATGCGTAAAAAGTCTTTAGCATTTTTGTTAGCACTAACAATGTTGGTGACATTATTAGGAGCTCAACTTACAGCTTTTGCAGCAGGAAATGGTGCCGTGTCAGTTCAATTTAATAATGGCGCTTCATCGACATCATCAAATTCCATATACGCTAGATTTAAAGTTACAAATACAAGTGGTTCACCAATCAACTTGGCAGATTTGAAACTTAGATATTACTACACTCAGGATGCTGACAAGCCATTGACATTCTGGTGTGACCATGCAGGTTATATGAGTGGCAGCAGTTACATAGATGCTACTTCAAAGGTATCTGGAGAATTTAAAACTCAAAGCCCTGCTGTTACAAACGCAGACCACTATCTTGAAGTTTCATTGAGCAGTGGTGCAGGAAGTCTTCCTAATGGCGGATCCATAGAGATTCAAACAAGATTTGCCAGAAACGACTGGAGCAACTTTGATCAATCAAATGACTGGTCATATACTTCAGCCGGTTCATACATGGATTGGCAGAAAATTGCTGCTTTCGTAGGAGGAACCCTTGCTTTTGGTTCAATACCAGACGGCGGTGATCAAAAATTACCTACAATCAATCCTACTTCTATTTCAGCAGATGCAGGAGCATTTGCAGATACTAAGATAGCTATTACTCCTAACGGTAATACTTTCAATGGAATTAGTGAATTAACAAGCAGTCAATATACTAAAGGAACAAATGAAGTAACAATATTGGCTAGTTACTTGAATACACTTCCAGCAAATAGTACAAAAACTCTTACTTTCGATTTTGGTTTGGGCAGTAACAATCCTAAGTTGACTGTTAATGTTGGCAAGGGCGGAAGCGGAGATTCTCTTAAAGTTACAGTAGGAACAGCTTCTGGCGCACCTGGTGACACAGTAACAGTTCCTGTTACATTTGCTGATGTAGCAAAAATGAAAAACGTTGGAACATGTGATTTCTATCTTGGATATGATACTTCATTGTTAGAGGTAGTATCAATAACTGCAGGTCCGATAGTTACGAATGCTAAAGTAAACTTCTCAAGCAATGCAAAAGATGGTAAAATCAGCTTCCTGTTCGTGGATGACACGCTTACAGATGAATCGATAACTGCAGATGGTGTTTTTGCAAACATTATATTCAAATTAAAGAGTGTGTCAACAAAAACGACTACACCGGTAGCATTTAAAGACGGTGGAGCTTTTGGTGACGGAACTATGGCAAAAATATCTTCAGTTACTAAGACTAACGGTAGTGTAACAATAATTCCAGGCGACCAACCTACTAAGGAACTTAAAGTTACAGTAGGAACAGCTTCTGGTGCTCCTGGCGATACTGTAACAGTTCCTGTTACCTTTGCTGATGTAGCAAGCGCAGGCAATGTAGGAACATGTGATTTCTATCTTGGATATGATGCTTCATTGTTAGAAGTAGTATCAATAACTGCAGGTCCAATAGTTAAAAATGCAGATGTCAACTTCTCAAGCAGTGCAAAAAATGGTAAAATCAGCTTCCTGTTCGTGGATGACACACTTACAGATGAAGCGATAACTGCAGATGGTGTTTTTGCAAACATCAAATTTAAATTAAAGAGTGTATCAACAAAAACTACTACACCGGTAGCATTTAAAGACGGCGGAGCTTTCGGTGACGGTAATATGGCAAAAATAGGTACAGTTACTAAGACTGACGGTAGTGTAACAATAATCCCAGGCGACCAACCTACTAAGGAACTTAAAGTTACAGTAGGAACAGCTTCTGGTGCTCCTGGTGATACTGTAACAGTTCCTGTTACCTTTGCTGATGTAGCAAGCGCAGGCAATGTAGGAACATGTGATTTCTATCTTGGATATGATGCTTCACTGTTAGAGGTAGTATCAGTAGATGCAGGTCCGATAGTTACGAATGCTAAAGTAAACTTCTCAAGCAGTGCAAAAAATGGCAAAATCAGCTTCTTGTTCGTGGATGACACACTCACAGATGAATCGATAACTGCAGATGGTGTTTTTGCAAACATCACATTCAAATTAAAGAGTGTATCAACAAAAACTATTACACCGGTAGCATTTAAAGACGGCGGAGCTTTCGGTGACGGTAATATGGCAAAAATAGGTACAGTTACTAAGACTGACGGTAGTGTAACAATAATCCCAGGCGACCAACCTACTAAGGAACTTAAAGTTACAGTAGGAACAGCTGAAGGTAAAGCAGGAGATACAGTAACAGTTCCTGTTACCTTTGCTGATGTAGCAAGTGCAGGTAATGTAGGAACATGTGACTTCTATCTTGGATATGATGCTTCATTGTTAGAGGTAGTATCAGTAGCTGCAGGTCCGATAGTTACGAATGCTAAAGTAAACTTCTCAAGCAGTGCAAAAAATGGCAAAATCAGCTTCTTGTTCGTGGATGACACACTTACAGATGAATCGATAACTGCAGATGGTGTTTTTGCAAACATCACATTCAAATTAAATAGTGTATCAGCAAAAACTACTACACCGGTAGCATTTAAAGACGGCGGAGCTTTCGGTGACGGTAATATGGCAAAAATAGGTACAGTTACTAAGACTAACGGTAGCGTAACTATAAATGTTGGAGATACTCCAGTAGACCCAACAATCACTCCTGCAACTGCATCTTTCGATAAGTATGCTCCTGCAGATATAGCTGTAACTCTTACACCAAACGGAAATACCTTCAAAGGTATCACAGATTTGACATCAGGTACAGATTATACAGTATCAGGTAATGTTGTAACAATTTCAAAGAGCTACTTGAGCACTCTTGCAGTTGGCTCAAAGACTCTCACATTTGATTTTGGTGTTACAAATAATCCTACTTTAGTATTAACAATTGTTGATACTACTCCTCAACCTACTAAGGGACTTAAAGTTACAGTAGGAACAGCTTCAGGTAAAGTTGGAGATACAGTAACCGTTCCTGTAACTTTTGCTGATGTAGCAAGTGCAGGTAATGTAGGAACATGTGATTTCTATCTTGGATATGATGCTTCATTATTAGATGTAGTATCAGTAGCTGCAGGTCCGATAGTTACGAATGCTAAAGTAAACTTCTCAAGCAATGCAAAAAATGGCAAAATCAGCTTCCTGTTCGTGGATGACACACTTACAGATGAATCGATAACTGCAGATGGTGTTTTTGCAAACATCACATTCAAATTAAAGAGTGTATCAGCAAAAACTACTACACCGGTAGCATTTAAAGATGGCGGAGCTTTCGGTGACGGTAATATGGGAAAAATAGGTACAGTTACTAAGACTAACGGTAGTGTAACTATTGATGTTGGAGATGTTACTCCAGAAGACCCAACAATCACTCCTGCAACTGCATCTTTCGATAAGTATGCTCCTGCAGATGTAGCTGTAACTCTTACACCAAATGGAAATACCTTCAAAGGTATCACAGGTTTGACATCAGGTACTGATTATACAGTATCAGGTAATGTTGTAACAATTTCAAAGAGCTATTTGAGCACTCTTGCAGTTGGTTCAAAGATACTCACATTTGATTTTGGTGTTACAAATAATCCAGTTTTAACTTTAACAATCGCTGACAATACTCCTGTTGTTGTAGACCCAACAATTACTCCTGCAACTGCATCTTTTGATAAGTATGTTCCTGCAAATGTAACTGTAACTCTTACACCAAACGGAAATACCTTCAAAGAAATCACAGGTTTGACATCAGGTACTGATTATACAGTATCAGGTAATGTTGTAACAATTTCAAAGAGCTATTTGAGCACTCTTGCAGTTGGTTCAAAGACACTCACATTTGATTTTGGTGTTACAAATAACCCAGTTCTGACTTTAACAATCACTGACACTACTCCTGTTGTTAAAGGACTTGGAGTAAAGATTTCTTCTGTAGAAGGAAAAGCTGGTGATACTATAACAGTACCTGTAACTTTGAGCAATGTTGCTAAATCAGGTAATATAGGAACATGTAATTTCTATATTACATATGACCCTACTTTATTGCAGGCAGTATCAGCTAAAGCTGGTGATATAGTAGTCAATGCAGTTATGAACTTCAATGGTACCATCAATGCTACTAAAGGTACAATTAGTGTTCTTTTCATTGATAACACTTTAACTGATGAACCTATCATTGCAGATGGTACAATTGTAAATCTTACTTTTAAAGTTTTAGGTACTTTAAGCACAACAACTCCTATCGCTTTTAAAGCAGGTGGAGCATTCGGTAATGGTGACATGGCAAAAATCTCCGATATCACATATACAGACGGAAGTGCAAAACTTAATTAG
- a CDS encoding amino acid permease, with protein sequence MSSKSIKKGFSRNHLIIMALGNIIGSGIFLGSGTVISIAGPGAILAYIFGGIIMVMEVMFITEMTIINPAPGSFRVHASEIFGPWIGFVNGWMFWFSGVLGMASEVAAAAIFTGLWFPGIPLGVFCVIYALVMTVINLKDARGLSIIESFLASVKVLSLVVFIVFALTTIVGITSFGGIKLLPVFQSANSFMPNGFRGIFASMIMVMFSLTGTGIIGIAIAESENPEKDAPPAIYTITITVIVLYTLSIFFIIYLMPWKAFSTSESPFVEILKRAGIPFGGDILNFIVLTAALSGLNSSMYSASRMLNSLSMGKQAPKKFLVKNKNGVPVYALGLSSVVLLLTAIISYIVPSKVFEILATASGFTALVNWLTISITHFFYRRKTIKEKPDRLKYKVPGWPFINFIAVAFILIVFATSPLYPGQISGLVGSITLFGVLIIIYGILKSKKIIN encoded by the coding sequence TTGAGCAGTAAATCTATAAAAAAAGGGTTCAGCAGAAACCATCTTATTATAATGGCACTTGGAAATATAATAGGTTCAGGCATATTTCTAGGAAGCGGAACAGTAATTTCAATAGCCGGACCTGGGGCAATCCTTGCTTATATTTTTGGCGGGATTATTATGGTGATGGAAGTAATGTTTATAACTGAAATGACTATTATTAATCCCGCACCGGGGTCTTTCAGAGTACATGCGTCAGAAATTTTTGGTCCATGGATAGGGTTTGTAAATGGTTGGATGTTTTGGTTCAGCGGTGTTCTTGGAATGGCCAGTGAAGTTGCTGCTGCGGCAATTTTTACAGGATTGTGGTTTCCCGGTATTCCACTAGGGGTGTTCTGTGTTATTTATGCACTGGTAATGACGGTAATAAATCTAAAGGATGCCAGAGGCTTGAGTATAATTGAGAGTTTTCTTGCTTCGGTTAAAGTTTTATCTCTTGTTGTCTTTATAGTATTTGCGCTTACTACTATAGTAGGTATAACCTCTTTTGGAGGAATTAAGCTGCTTCCTGTGTTTCAATCAGCCAACAGCTTTATGCCTAATGGATTCAGAGGCATTTTTGCATCTATGATTATGGTTATGTTTTCCTTAACAGGTACTGGTATCATTGGCATTGCAATTGCCGAGTCAGAAAATCCTGAAAAGGATGCACCTCCTGCAATTTATACAATAACTATTACGGTTATAGTTCTTTACACCCTTTCAATATTTTTTATTATATATTTGATGCCATGGAAGGCATTCTCAACTTCAGAAAGTCCTTTTGTTGAAATTTTAAAAAGGGCAGGGATACCTTTTGGCGGTGATATTTTAAACTTCATTGTATTGACTGCCGCACTATCCGGACTTAACTCATCAATGTACAGTGCTTCAAGGATGCTTAATTCACTTAGTATGGGTAAACAGGCTCCAAAGAAATTTTTAGTCAAAAATAAAAACGGTGTTCCTGTTTATGCACTTGGACTAAGCAGTGTTGTTCTGCTTTTAACTGCTATTATTTCGTATATAGTGCCATCAAAGGTATTTGAAATTCTGGCAACAGCCAGTGGATTTACTGCACTGGTTAACTGGCTTACAATTTCCATTACTCACTTTTTCTATAGAAGGAAGACTATAAAAGAAAAACCTGACAGACTTAAATATAAAGTTCCCGGATGGCCATTTATAAATTTTATAGCTGTAGCATTTATATTAATTGTATTTGCCACATCGCCATTATACCCGGGACAGATATCAGGACTGGTAGGAAGTATAACTTTGTTTGGGGTATTAATAATTATTTATGGTATTTTAAAGTCAAAAAAGATAATAAATTAA